In the genome of Paenibacillus pabuli, the window TTTTCTTAGGGTCATCGACTGTATACATGACATTGAGACCAAGTCCATCTTCATAAAAGACGTAGGAAAATTGAATGTTTTCCACTTGAAAAGCCGACGTTTCCAAAGGCTTGGCCGAAAATTCAATATCACGTTCTTCCTTCAAAATTCGTTTCACGTAATCAAGAGTATCCTGGCTTTCACTAGCGGGCACAACCGTAAATTCATGCTTATATTTATTCATAAAATAACGGGCTTCGTTCGCACGCAAACCAGCAAGTGCGGCTGCTACCGGTGAAGACTCTAATCCAGCCGTAGATACATTTTTGAAATCAACAATATATGACATTCAAATCTCTCCTACTCGTTATTTCCTAACTACAGGAATCCACATTTCACCATACACCAAGCCGTTTCGCTGTCCCATCTCTACCGTTGTATTTGGTCCGCCAACATAAGCGTAATTTTTTTCTTGTGGCAGGACTTGACCAAAAGCAACACCCGTAAGGTTGTTACTCAACTCCTCAGCTGTTGTCCCTTCCCCCTTAACCACCAGGTATTCACCCTTAGGGAATTGGATCACTCTGGTGGCTTCTGGCAGTGTTTCTTCTGTCATGACACCTGCATAATGCATCATCTTGTTATTCACCGCTTCATTCACAGCAAAAATGTAGTCATTGGTCGCAATAGTTTTTAAAGAATCCAGGCTTCCATCTGCTTTCACAGTGGACCAAAAATCAGCCTTTTCCTTGTTAATACCAGCATAGTCGGTGTAGTCGCTCTTAAGCTCCGTTCCAATACCTAACACAATAAAGCTGTCTTTTTCTTCAAAATGATAATTACTCATCATGAACACCGTCCTCTTTAAATTTATCAGTGGATTTGTCTTTTCACTTGATGGGTTTATAATAACTTTAAATCATGTCAAATTATGATACTGTTTAGGGGTGGTCCGATGAAAAAAGTTGAACGGATTAATATCATCATGAGGTATATCAACAACCGCGCCCATTTTACCATTTCTGAAATCATGCGGGAATTTAACATCTCACGTTCGACCGCTATTCGAGATATTAGAGAAATTGAAGCCATGGGCATGCCGCTTGTCGCTGAAGTTGGGAGAGATGGGGGTTATTTTGTCATGAACAACTCTGTCCTGCCCACAGTCCGCTTTACCGATAACGAAATCAAAGCTCTCTTTATTGCCTTTATGGCAACCAGGAATCAACAACTCCCTTTTCTAAAGAGCCGTCAGTCTTTAACCGAAAAGTTACTGGGTCTCATCTCCAAAAATCAGCAGGATGACCTGGTTCTTTTAAATCAAATCTTGCTTTTTGAAGGAACCAACCCACACAATCCCGACTTGCTTGATCTCTCAGATCTGCCCCACCCTATGTTAGAAAAACTCATTCAGATTCTTCTTATTGAGAGTTATTTGTTAATTACCGTCAAAGAAGAGAAGGAAATAAAGTCTTATCCGATTTATCTTCTGCACCTTTATCGTGAAAAAAGTCTATGGCTCATTGAAGGCTTTGATTTAGAAGAAGAAAAGAGACAGATTTTATCTGTCGATAATCTCATCCATATAGAATCATTCCCTGCGAAAAAAAAGGTAAGTAAGAAAAAGATTTTAGAACAGCTAGGTAAGCAGGAAGAAGCTATTAACTTTGTTATCGAACTTGGTCCAAAGGCCATTGCCCAATTCAAGAAATATCATCCTTTACAGTTTTCGCTTTCCTATACGAACCCTTACCAAACAACAGCCATAATAAAGACGTTTATCAATATTCATCATTCAGAAGAATTAACCGAAATAACCAACTGGCTGCTTTTCTTAGGTGGAGATATCAAGGTCAAGGAGATGCCAGAAGAAATTTTAGCATTTGTACAAGAGAGATTAAGCTTATACTGCCCCTAATTAGGGGATAGCTACATCCAAATCTCTGGGAGCATGGCTGTGCTTTTATTATCTGCTGTTTTTATCAAGATCAAACTAAGGGACATTATCCCAATTGTCCATCGAAAGAAGAAACCTAAGGTAACGTTTAGCGATTCATAAAATAAAAACGTATTGAGGAATACCTCTTCAACATAACTCCATAATCGAGCAATCTGCGATTTTTTAGCAACTTAAGATCAGTAATTTGATTTCATCTAAAGTGCAATAAGATATCATTCACAGATTGCTCAGGTGACTGCTCCGAACTATCCAGCCAAAATCCGATTTGAGGCGTTTCTCGCAAAAAATCTGAATACAGATTCTCTACCATGAATCCAGAGTACCCAACTTTTCCTCTTGATTTTTCACGCTCTTTTACCACCTCTACCTTTGGACACAGCACAACTAACTGAACCGGGTAATCTTTTAACTCCTCCATCATATAGACTAATTCCCCACCATAGTAATTATCCTGCAAAACAACAGAAAAACCATTCTCATAATAGGTTTTTGAGGCATTTGCCGCTAACTGATAACGCAAATATAATTGACGGA includes:
- a CDS encoding GyrI-like domain-containing protein; translation: MSNYHFEEKDSFIVLGIGTELKSDYTDYAGINKEKADFWSTVKADGSLDSLKTIATNDYIFAVNEAVNNKMMHYAGVMTEETLPEATRVIQFPKGEYLVVKGEGTTAEELSNNLTGVAFGQVLPQEKNYAYVGGPNTTVEMGQRNGLVYGEMWIPVVRK
- a CDS encoding AAA family ATPase, which encodes MEKVIYLITGVMASGKSTVAELLASKLEKAVHLRGDIFRRMIVSGREDMSAEPSEEAVRQLYLRYQLAANASKTYYENGFSVVLQDNYYGGELVYMMEELKDYPVQLVVLCPKVEVVKEREKSRGKVGYSGFMVENLYSDFLRETPQIGFWLDSSEQSPEQSVNDILLHFR
- a CDS encoding helix-turn-helix transcriptional regulator; translation: MKKVERINIIMRYINNRAHFTISEIMREFNISRSTAIRDIREIEAMGMPLVAEVGRDGGYFVMNNSVLPTVRFTDNEIKALFIAFMATRNQQLPFLKSRQSLTEKLLGLISKNQQDDLVLLNQILLFEGTNPHNPDLLDLSDLPHPMLEKLIQILLIESYLLITVKEEKEIKSYPIYLLHLYREKSLWLIEGFDLEEEKRQILSVDNLIHIESFPAKKKVSKKKILEQLGKQEEAINFVIELGPKAIAQFKKYHPLQFSLSYTNPYQTTAIIKTFINIHHSEELTEITNWLLFLGGDIKVKEMPEEILAFVQERLSLYCP
- a CDS encoding phage tail protein — its product is MSYIVDFKNVSTAGLESSPVAAALAGLRANEARYFMNKYKHEFTVVPASESQDTLDYVKRILKEERDIEFSAKPLETSAFQVENIQFSYVFYEDGLGLNVMYTVDDPKKRAVGFKLSEGMEIPAELEGKFKFARQKSKLAGTIRGSYFVIKKEY